From the genome of Bradyrhizobium elkanii USDA 76, one region includes:
- the folB gene encoding dihydroneopterin aldolase yields the protein MTDTIFITGIVIHARHGVMEHETEVGQRFVIDLELYTDLSESSRTDRLSDTVSYSNVVATATSAFKNTNYKLLERAAGAVAEDILASFPRIRAVKVTVHKPHAPIAAIFDDVGVVLTRSRHQPPQG from the coding sequence ATGACCGATACGATCTTCATCACCGGGATCGTCATCCATGCCCGTCATGGCGTGATGGAGCATGAGACCGAAGTCGGGCAGCGCTTCGTCATCGATCTCGAGCTCTATACCGACCTCTCGGAATCCTCGCGCACCGACCGCCTCTCCGACACCGTCTCCTATTCCAACGTGGTGGCGACCGCGACATCGGCATTCAAGAACACCAACTACAAGCTGCTGGAGCGCGCCGCCGGCGCAGTGGCCGAGGACATCCTGGCGAGCTTCCCGCGCATCCGGGCGGTCAAGGTCACGGTGCACAAGCCGCATGCGCCGATCGCCGCGATCTTCGACGATGTCGGCGTGGTGCTGACCCGCTCGCGCCATCAACCGCCTCAGGGTTGA
- a CDS encoding DUF4332 domain-containing protein, translating to MTYPLSEIEGLSAYCATKLKSQGIRTTDALLEAARTVKGRKALAAKTGISEQQLLEWANISDYMRIPGMGKAKVGLVRAAGVTTVRELAHRNPSRLAQSMKDANVRRKLVRVMPSEKSVELLIEEARKLPPKITY from the coding sequence ATGACATACCCCCTCTCCGAGATCGAAGGCCTGTCCGCCTATTGCGCCACCAAACTGAAATCGCAGGGTATCCGCACGACCGACGCACTGCTTGAAGCCGCCCGCACCGTCAAGGGACGCAAGGCGCTCGCCGCCAAGACTGGGATCAGCGAACAACAATTGCTCGAATGGGCCAACATCTCCGACTACATGCGGATTCCCGGCATGGGCAAGGCGAAGGTCGGCCTGGTCCGCGCCGCCGGCGTCACCACCGTGCGCGAGCTCGCACACCGCAACCCGTCGCGGCTCGCGCAGAGCATGAAGGACGCCAATGTGCGCCGTAAGCTCGTCCGCGTGATGCCGTCGGAGAAATCGGTCGAGCTGCTAATCGAAGAGGCACGCAAGCTGCCTCCCAAAATCACATATTAG
- the folP gene encoding dihydropteroate synthase, translated as MMASKPIASAVTGPAVSAVLPALLSRPYPAVMGILNVTPDSFSDGGQFAAPEEALAQARKLVAEGADIIDIGAESTRPYGSQPVTAEAEMARLKPVLSDVIALGVPVSIDSMKSEVVAWALDQGAAIANDVWGLQRDAGMAPLVAARDVPVIIMHNREQADPAIDIMQDIAAFFERSLAIAASAGISPDRIVLDPGIGFGKTPEQSMIALARLSELGSFRLPLLVGASRKRFISTVVPSEPQQRIGGSIAAHLIAAQNGARIIRAHDVAETVQALRVAAAIEGQQ; from the coding sequence ATGATGGCGAGCAAGCCCATAGCATCGGCGGTGACCGGCCCGGCCGTATCGGCGGTGCTGCCGGCGCTGTTGTCGCGGCCTTATCCGGCGGTGATGGGCATCCTGAACGTGACGCCGGACTCGTTCTCCGACGGCGGCCAGTTCGCCGCACCCGAAGAGGCGCTGGCACAGGCCCGCAAGCTGGTCGCCGAGGGCGCCGATATCATCGACATCGGCGCGGAATCCACCCGCCCTTACGGCTCGCAGCCGGTCACCGCCGAGGCCGAGATGGCGCGGCTGAAGCCGGTGCTGTCCGACGTGATCGCGCTTGGCGTGCCGGTCTCGATCGACAGTATGAAATCGGAGGTCGTGGCCTGGGCGCTCGACCAGGGCGCGGCGATCGCCAATGACGTCTGGGGCCTGCAGCGCGATGCCGGCATGGCGCCGCTTGTCGCCGCACGCGACGTGCCCGTGATCATCATGCACAATCGCGAGCAGGCCGATCCGGCGATCGACATCATGCAGGACATCGCCGCCTTCTTCGAGCGCTCGCTCGCAATCGCCGCGAGCGCCGGCATTTCGCCCGACCGGATCGTGCTCGATCCCGGCATCGGCTTCGGCAAGACCCCGGAGCAGAGCATGATCGCGCTGGCGCGGCTCTCCGAGCTCGGCTCGTTCCGCCTGCCGCTGCTGGTCGGCGCCTCGCGCAAGCGCTTCATCAGCACGGTCGTGCCGTCGGAGCCGCAACAGCGGATCGGCGGCTCGATCGCGGCGCATCTGATTGCCGCGCAGAATGGCGCCCGTATCATCCGCGCGCATGACGTCGCCGAAACCGTTCAGGCGCTGCGCGTGGCCGCAGCAATCGAGGGACAGCAATGA
- a CDS encoding methylmalonyl-CoA mutase family protein has product MTTSTDDLALASDFRPATYDDWRKLVDGVLKGAPFEKLVGKTYDGLKIDPIYRRATNASPLAGRAAAAPWQILQRVDHPDAAQANAQALQDLENGATGLEFEFAGGPGARGFGLADASKKTLARACGGIHLDAGIMIALNPVIGRENAGETFADMVEARKLDPAKLDLHFNYQALSTMAVRGAAAIAWPNYEKSFGQVVNGLIKRGFKGPFVLADGRPVHDAGGSEVQELAFTLALGLAYLRMLEGAGIDLDAARPGISFRLSADADQFLTMAKFRALRLLWARVEQACGLTPKPIFVNAQTAWRMLTQRDPNVNMLRATIATFAAGLGGANAITVLPHTLALGLPDDFARRIARNTQLVLLDESNLAKVSDPAAGAGGIETLTSQLCEAAWTLFQEIEKAGGIFAALEQGLLQNKVAATRSLRETNVAKRRDVLTGASEFPDLREAVPAVLDVKPSAPASVADAKVKFDALAPIRLAEPFEALRDKSDAALKAHGARPKIFLANLGTAADFTARATFAKSFFETGGIEAIDSEGFADAAVLAAAFKASGATMACICSSDKVYAVSAAEAAKALHGAGARHIYLAGRPGDQEAALRAAGIGEFVFAGGDALATLREAYRRMEQT; this is encoded by the coding sequence ATGACGACCTCGACTGACGATTTGGCTCTGGCTTCGGATTTTCGGCCTGCGACCTATGACGACTGGCGCAAGCTGGTCGACGGCGTGCTGAAGGGCGCTCCGTTCGAGAAGCTGGTCGGCAAGACCTATGACGGCCTGAAGATCGATCCGATCTACCGCCGCGCCACCAACGCAAGCCCGCTTGCCGGCCGCGCCGCCGCAGCGCCCTGGCAGATCCTGCAGCGGGTCGATCATCCCGATGCCGCACAGGCCAATGCACAAGCGCTGCAGGATCTCGAGAACGGCGCGACCGGCCTCGAATTCGAGTTCGCCGGCGGTCCCGGCGCGCGCGGCTTCGGCCTCGCCGATGCCAGCAAGAAGACGCTGGCGCGCGCCTGCGGCGGCATCCATCTCGATGCCGGCATCATGATCGCGCTCAACCCGGTGATCGGCCGCGAGAACGCCGGCGAGACCTTTGCCGACATGGTCGAGGCCCGCAAGCTCGACCCGGCCAAGCTCGACCTGCATTTCAATTACCAGGCGCTCAGCACCATGGCCGTGCGCGGAGCTGCGGCCATCGCCTGGCCCAACTACGAAAAGTCGTTCGGCCAGGTCGTCAATGGCCTGATCAAGCGCGGCTTCAAGGGGCCGTTCGTGCTGGCCGACGGCCGGCCGGTCCATGATGCCGGCGGCTCCGAGGTGCAGGAACTCGCTTTCACGCTCGCACTGGGCCTCGCCTATCTGCGCATGCTGGAAGGCGCCGGCATCGATCTGGATGCGGCGCGCCCGGGCATCTCGTTCCGCCTCAGCGCCGATGCCGACCAGTTCCTGACCATGGCGAAATTCCGCGCGCTGCGGCTGCTCTGGGCACGGGTCGAGCAGGCCTGCGGCCTCACGCCGAAGCCGATCTTCGTCAACGCGCAGACCGCCTGGCGCATGCTGACCCAGCGCGACCCCAATGTGAACATGCTGCGCGCGACGATCGCAACCTTTGCGGCCGGGCTCGGCGGCGCCAATGCGATCACGGTGCTGCCGCACACGCTGGCGCTCGGCCTGCCTGACGACTTCGCCCGGCGCATCGCGCGCAACACCCAACTCGTGCTGCTCGATGAGTCCAACCTCGCCAAGGTCTCCGATCCCGCGGCCGGCGCCGGCGGCATCGAGACGCTGACCTCGCAGCTCTGCGAGGCGGCGTGGACGCTGTTCCAGGAGATCGAGAAGGCCGGCGGCATCTTCGCCGCACTCGAGCAGGGGCTGCTGCAAAACAAGGTCGCGGCGACGCGATCGCTGCGCGAAACCAACGTGGCGAAGCGCCGCGACGTGCTGACCGGCGCCAGCGAATTCCCGGATCTGCGCGAGGCCGTCCCGGCGGTGCTGGATGTGAAACCATCGGCGCCGGCGTCGGTGGCCGATGCCAAGGTGAAGTTCGACGCCCTCGCACCGATACGGCTCGCCGAGCCGTTCGAGGCGCTGCGCGACAAGTCGGATGCCGCGCTCAAGGCGCATGGCGCACGGCCGAAGATCTTCCTGGCCAATCTCGGCACCGCCGCGGACTTCACGGCTCGCGCGACCTTTGCCAAAAGTTTCTTCGAAACCGGCGGGATCGAGGCCATCGACAGCGAGGGCTTTGCCGACGCGGCTGTGCTGGCGGCGGCCTTCAAGGCCTCGGGCGCCACGATGGCGTGCATTTGTTCCTCGGATAAGGTCTATGCCGTCAGCGCCGCCGAGGCTGCCAAGGCCCTTCACGGCGCCGGAGCAAGGCATATCTATCTGGCAGGGCGGCCCGGCGACCAGGAAGCGGCGCTGCGGGCGGCCGGCATCGGTGAGTTCGTCTTCGCCGGCGGTGATGCGCTGGCGACATTGCGCGAGGCCTATCGGCGGATGGAGCAGACATGA
- the folK gene encoding 2-amino-4-hydroxy-6-hydroxymethyldihydropteridine diphosphokinase has translation MADVLIALGGNVGDVRATFRKAIANICGMAQAALIARSSDYSTPPWGEQQQDSFINACIEIETSLDPHALLFTLHKIEAKFGRDRAHEQRWGPRTLDLDLIAYDDVTLNKPELTLPHPRLFERAFVLVPLAEIVPDRVIAGRRVADALAEVSADGIFRLADLD, from the coding sequence ATGGCCGACGTCCTGATCGCCCTCGGCGGCAATGTCGGCGATGTCCGCGCCACGTTTCGCAAGGCGATCGCCAATATCTGCGGCATGGCCCAGGCCGCACTTATCGCACGCTCGTCGGATTATTCGACGCCGCCCTGGGGCGAGCAGCAGCAGGACAGCTTCATCAACGCCTGCATCGAGATCGAGACCAGTCTCGATCCGCATGCGCTGCTGTTCACGCTGCACAAGATCGAAGCCAAGTTCGGCCGCGACCGCGCCCATGAGCAGCGCTGGGGACCGCGCACGCTCGACCTTGACCTGATCGCCTATGACGACGTCACGCTGAACAAGCCGGAACTGACGCTGCCGCACCCGCGTTTGTTCGAACGCGCCTTCGTGCTGGTGCCGCTCGCCGAGATCGTTCCCGACCGCGTCATCGCCGGGCGCCGCGTCGCCGATGCGCTGGCCGAGGTCTCCGCCGACGGTATTTTCCGTCTAGCGGACCTCGATTAA
- a CDS encoding GFA family protein, giving the protein MSAETPATPVLTGGCQCGAVRFAVSAAPTRISICHCRMCQKASGAPFASFADIDRNDFKWTRGKPAAFRSSSIAERDFCAACGTPLSFRRIDGPRIEIMTGAFDRPDRVIPTQQFGTESRHGWVVGIANLPSQTTMQNYGPEKMATIVSHQHPDHD; this is encoded by the coding sequence ATGAGCGCAGAGACACCAGCGACACCCGTTCTGACCGGCGGCTGCCAGTGCGGCGCCGTCCGATTTGCCGTCTCGGCGGCACCGACCCGGATCAGCATCTGCCACTGCCGGATGTGCCAGAAGGCGTCCGGCGCGCCATTTGCCTCCTTCGCCGACATCGATCGCAACGACTTCAAATGGACCCGCGGCAAGCCCGCCGCGTTCAGATCCTCCTCGATCGCCGAGCGCGACTTCTGCGCGGCCTGCGGAACACCGCTCAGCTTCCGCCGCATCGACGGGCCGCGGATCGAGATCATGACGGGCGCCTTCGACCGGCCCGACCGGGTGATACCGACGCAGCAATTCGGAACCGAGTCCCGCCACGGCTGGGTGGTCGGCATTGCCAACCTGCCGAGCCAGACCACGATGCAGAATTACGGACCGGAGAAGATGGCGACGATCGTCAGCCATCAGCATCCGGACCATGATTGA